From a single Adhaeribacter swui genomic region:
- a CDS encoding AAA domain-containing protein, whose amino-acid sequence MIDILEELRRTQALLKIEQEEDLNQYKLKSTRSPISERKENGLCWYPIVITKTEIGFGSKVVVELERTQGKDQLHLFQTGKAAQIFSNASGAQGHDGQVLTGVITSLKRNKLTLATTKEDLPDWIDEGKLGIDLTFDEMSYREMEIALRKVMDAEKSRLAQLRDIVLGLEPARFRENKGYLPIPELNESQNQAVQNIELAKDVAIIHGPPGTGKTTTLVQAIMRTLQSERRLLVCAPSNTAVDLLIEKLAAQDINVIRIGNPSRVSDLLLEHTLDAQIMAHRDYKNIKLLRKNAEEYKSMAFQFKRKFGWEEREQRRLMKEESRRMLQEAENLERYIIEDLLDRVQVITCTLVGSANRVIRHLTYDTVFIDEAAQALEPACWIPITRANRVILAGDHCQLPPTVKSLEADKKGLSKTLFEKCIERQPEVAVMLKTQYRMHEQIMSFSNQQFYGGELTAHDSVAAADLEAFHEIFAGNLAVEFIDTAGCGFTEKAFFESSSVANPEEADLLLQHILHLLKDYDVTQMPEHPLKIGIISPYRAQINYLKDEMEHQPQLADLQNRRLLSVGTVDSFQGQERDIIYISMVRSNDAGEIGFLADIRRMNVAMTRARKKLVIVGDSATLTRHPFYTDFLNYTESIGAYKSAWELTHISE is encoded by the coding sequence ATGATAGACATTTTAGAAGAATTAAGGCGCACGCAAGCCTTACTCAAAATAGAGCAAGAAGAAGACTTAAATCAGTATAAGTTAAAAAGTACCCGTAGCCCCATTAGCGAAAGAAAAGAAAATGGTTTGTGCTGGTATCCCATTGTTATTACTAAAACCGAAATTGGCTTTGGCAGTAAAGTAGTGGTGGAACTGGAACGCACCCAGGGTAAAGATCAACTGCATTTATTTCAGACGGGCAAAGCCGCCCAGATTTTTTCCAATGCTTCGGGGGCGCAAGGCCACGACGGACAAGTACTTACGGGTGTAATTACCAGCTTAAAGCGAAATAAACTCACGCTTGCTACCACCAAAGAAGATTTACCCGATTGGATCGACGAAGGAAAATTGGGCATTGACTTAACCTTCGACGAGATGAGTTACCGCGAAATGGAAATTGCCTTGCGCAAGGTAATGGACGCGGAAAAAAGCCGCTTAGCCCAGTTGCGGGACATTGTATTGGGGTTGGAACCGGCCCGTTTCCGGGAAAACAAAGGCTACCTACCGATTCCGGAATTAAACGAATCGCAAAACCAAGCGGTACAAAATATCGAACTGGCTAAAGACGTAGCCATTATTCACGGACCGCCGGGCACCGGCAAAACTACTACCCTGGTGCAAGCCATTATGCGCACTTTACAAAGCGAACGCCGCTTGTTGGTGTGCGCGCCCAGCAACACCGCCGTCGACTTACTTATCGAAAAACTAGCCGCTCAGGATATCAACGTTATCCGGATTGGAAACCCTTCGCGGGTGTCGGATTTGCTCTTGGAACATACCCTGGATGCCCAGATTATGGCGCATCGGGATTATAAAAACATTAAACTGCTGCGCAAAAATGCCGAAGAGTACAAATCCATGGCTTTTCAGTTTAAGCGCAAGTTTGGCTGGGAAGAACGGGAACAGCGTCGCTTAATGAAAGAAGAAAGCCGCCGCATGCTGCAGGAAGCCGAAAACCTGGAACGGTATATTATTGAAGATTTGCTCGACCGGGTGCAGGTAATTACCTGTACGCTGGTAGGTTCGGCTAACCGGGTAATCCGGCATTTAACCTACGACACGGTATTTATCGACGAAGCGGCGCAGGCCCTGGAACCGGCATGTTGGATCCCCATCACGCGGGCTAACCGGGTTATTCTGGCGGGCGATCATTGCCAGCTACCTCCTACCGTAAAATCCCTGGAAGCAGATAAAAAAGGTTTAAGCAAAACTTTGTTCGAGAAGTGCATCGAGCGGCAACCTGAGGTAGCCGTAATGTTAAAAACGCAATACCGCATGCACGAGCAAATTATGAGTTTCTCGAACCAACAATTTTACGGGGGCGAATTAACGGCCCACGATAGTGTAGCCGCGGCCGACCTGGAAGCTTTTCACGAGATATTCGCGGGTAATTTAGCTGTAGAGTTTATTGATACCGCCGGTTGCGGCTTTACCGAAAAAGCTTTTTTCGAAAGTTCCAGCGTGGCTAACCCCGAAGAAGCGGATTTATTGTTGCAGCATATTCTACATTTACTTAAAGATTACGATGTAACCCAAATGCCGGAGCACCCTTTAAAAATCGGCATTATTTCGCCATACCGGGCTCAAATTAATTACTTAAAAGACGAAATGGAGCACCAGCCGCAATTAGCTGATTTGCAAAACCGGCGCTTGTTATCGGTAGGTACTGTTGATTCTTTTCAGGGACAAGAGCGTGATATTATTTACATCAGCATGGTACGTAGCAACGATGCGGGTGAAATTGGCTTTTTAGCGGACATCCGGCGCATGAATGTGGCCATGACCCGCGCCCGGAAAAAACTGGTTATTGTGGGCGACAGCGCTACCTTAACCCGGCACCCTTTTTACACCGATTTTTTAAATTATACCGAAAGCATTGGTGCATATAAAAGTGCCTGGGAGCTGACCCATATTTCAGAATAG
- a CDS encoding FKBP-type peptidyl-prolyl cis-trans isomerase: MKISNNTVVSLTYDLSVIDENGQKSHVETAGNDNPMVFLYGVSGLPDKFEEHLNGLEEGATFSFSLESEDGYGDYDENALVNIPKNVFEVDGAIPDGMLEPGNFIPMADSEGNQMQGQVVEVGDEEVQMDFNHPLAGKTMHFDGKVVGVREATKEELAHGHVHGEHGHHH; the protein is encoded by the coding sequence ATGAAAATCAGCAATAATACCGTAGTGTCGCTCACCTACGACCTTAGCGTAATAGACGAAAACGGCCAAAAGAGCCACGTAGAAACTGCCGGCAACGACAACCCTATGGTTTTTCTGTACGGTGTTAGCGGTTTGCCCGACAAATTTGAAGAACATCTCAACGGTTTGGAAGAAGGCGCTACTTTTTCTTTTTCGCTGGAATCAGAAGATGGCTACGGTGACTACGACGAGAACGCGCTGGTAAATATTCCGAAAAATGTTTTTGAGGTAGATGGCGCTATTCCGGATGGCATGTTGGAACCCGGCAACTTTATACCGATGGCCGACAGCGAAGGCAATCAAATGCAAGGCCAGGTAGTGGAAGTAGGCGATGAGGAAGTACAAATGGATTTTAACCACCCTTTAGCGGGCAAAACCATGCACTTCGATGGCAAAGTGGTAGGTGTGCGCGAAGCTACTAAAGAAGAATTAGCGCACGGTCACGTTCACGGCGAACACGGTCATCATCATTAA
- a CDS encoding acyl carrier protein phosphodiesterase, with translation MNFLAHAYLSGTNQEIMVGNFIADSVKGRQKEAYPEEIKKGIELHRLIDTFTDMHPVVKRTKDRLRPGYGKFAGVITDMFYDHFLAANFNRFSATPLLEFTLLVYATVQKFEPYLPAEVQYFLPYMIKQNWLFRYAQISGIQASLEGLSRRSAFASNMATATQALETDYPLYQQDFELFFPELQNYVKQAMV, from the coding sequence TTGAATTTTTTAGCCCACGCGTATTTGTCCGGTACCAACCAAGAAATTATGGTCGGTAATTTTATTGCGGATTCGGTAAAAGGCCGGCAAAAAGAGGCTTACCCCGAAGAAATTAAAAAAGGCATTGAGCTGCACCGGCTTATAGATACCTTTACTGACATGCATCCGGTGGTAAAAAGAACCAAAGACCGGCTACGGCCCGGTTACGGAAAGTTTGCGGGCGTAATTACCGATATGTTTTACGATCATTTTCTGGCGGCCAATTTTAATCGGTTTAGCGCTACTCCTTTGCTGGAATTTACGTTGCTGGTTTATGCCACCGTGCAAAAATTTGAGCCCTACTTACCCGCAGAGGTGCAGTATTTTCTACCTTACATGATTAAACAAAACTGGCTATTTCGCTACGCCCAGATTAGTGGAATCCAGGCTTCGCTGGAAGGGTTAAGCCGCCGGAGCGCTTTTGCCTCCAACATGGCTACTGCTACGCAAGCCCTGGAAACAGATTACCCATTATACCAGCAGGACTTTGAACTATTTTTCCCGGAGTTGCAAAATTATGTTAAACAGGCAATGGTTTAG
- a CDS encoding pyridoxamine 5'-phosphate oxidase family protein has product MENTPNQDLEKLVDLIKDIKTAMFTTAETDGTLRSRPMRTQEVKPDGFLWFFNAEDSAKTYEIQQDRHVNVSYMDDAKNTYVSVSGRARNVKDKAKIDELWHEPLKAWFPQGKDDPNISLIKVTIDQAEYWDAPSSTLVHLYGMVKATITGEPAHPGENKKINL; this is encoded by the coding sequence ATGGAAAATACGCCCAACCAGGATCTGGAAAAGCTTGTTGATTTAATTAAAGACATTAAAACGGCCATGTTTACCACCGCCGAAACCGATGGTACTTTGCGGAGCCGCCCCATGCGCACCCAGGAAGTAAAACCCGATGGTTTTCTTTGGTTTTTTAACGCCGAGGACTCTGCTAAAACGTACGAAATCCAACAAGACCGGCACGTGAATGTAAGTTACATGGACGATGCAAAAAATACCTATGTATCTGTATCCGGGAGAGCCCGCAACGTTAAGGACAAAGCCAAAATTGATGAACTCTGGCACGAACCGCTTAAAGCCTGGTTCCCGCAGGGAAAAGACGATCCAAATATTTCTTTGATTAAAGTTACTATTGACCAGGCCGAATACTGGGATGCCCCTTCCAGCACCCTGGTGCATTTATATGGTATGGTAAAAGCCACTATAACCGGTGAACCGGCCCACCCGGGAGAAAATAAGAAAATTAATTTGTAG
- a CDS encoding spheroidene monooxygenase: MLAPPLPASFTTLTLFGLKPGQVRWGLAQMGTSPPLLKKVPGLTFFKLLGSGQGRVFSLKPDFNRYGLFATWQNPAAAQDFFKNSALFHEYRKHCQETWTVNLLPYKAHGLWDGLNPFPELIKEPEPEQPIAVLTRAAINWRALPAFWKNGTLTSQALEKATGVLASIGLGELPFVRQATFSIWQNQKHMQAYAYQNPAHRQVMQKTRTGKWYKEELFARFQVLSSEGTWNGVNPMKEVLLVPDF, translated from the coding sequence TTGCTCGCACCACCTTTACCTGCCTCTTTTACCACATTAACTTTGTTTGGTTTAAAACCCGGGCAGGTTCGTTGGGGCTTAGCCCAGATGGGCACTTCTCCTCCCCTTCTTAAAAAAGTGCCGGGTTTAACATTTTTTAAATTATTGGGTAGTGGCCAGGGTCGGGTATTTTCTTTAAAACCAGATTTTAACCGGTATGGCTTGTTTGCTACCTGGCAAAACCCAGCCGCAGCTCAGGACTTTTTTAAAAATTCTGCTTTATTTCATGAATACCGGAAACATTGCCAGGAAACATGGACCGTTAACTTGCTGCCGTATAAAGCCCACGGTTTATGGGATGGGCTTAATCCTTTTCCGGAATTAATTAAAGAACCTGAGCCGGAACAACCTATTGCGGTACTAACCCGCGCTGCCATTAATTGGCGCGCTTTGCCGGCGTTTTGGAAAAACGGTACCTTAACCAGCCAGGCTCTTGAAAAAGCAACTGGGGTATTGGCCTCCATTGGTTTAGGCGAATTACCGTTTGTAAGGCAAGCAACTTTTAGCATTTGGCAAAATCAAAAACACATGCAGGCTTATGCCTACCAAAACCCGGCGCACCGGCAAGTAATGCAAAAAACCCGGACTGGCAAATGGTATAAAGAAGAACTGTTTGCGCGTTTTCAGGTATTAAGCTCCGAAGGAACCTGGAATGGCGTAAACCCCATGAAAGAAGTACTACTGGTTCCGGATTTTTAA
- a CDS encoding SH3 domain-containing protein, whose translation MKKLILSFVLFVQLGFAMAKDNKPTMVVQVKNDNVKMFQQAGTSTPILYAISTNDRVEIIRKWNTYWTMVKVNDKVGYVLHSELTYLKEKPEPRAIAKR comes from the coding sequence ATGAAAAAGCTTATTCTTTCTTTCGTGTTATTTGTTCAGTTAGGCTTTGCCATGGCCAAGGACAACAAACCAACAATGGTGGTGCAAGTAAAAAACGACAACGTTAAAATGTTTCAGCAAGCCGGTACTTCCACCCCCATCTTGTACGCTATCTCTACCAACGACCGAGTTGAAATAATCCGTAAATGGAACACTTACTGGACCATGGTTAAAGTAAACGATAAAGTAGGTTATGTTTTACATTCGGAGTTAACGTATTTAAAAGAAAAACCAGAACCCCGGGCCATTGCTAAACGCTGA
- a CDS encoding penicillin-binding protein 1A — translation MAEKQHKSGYQKVVNFLWRGFLVSIALLVIYVVFVSVNFLYLFGSSPGLEKLENPSSEIASELYTTDGLLIGKYFTENRSPVPYSKISPLLIKTLVATEDVRFYQHSGIDAHALGSILYFTLRGEKRGGSTITQQLAKNLYKTRTDDSRGALGHIPVLNTVISKTKEWTLAVQLERNYTKEEILAMYLNTVDFGSNSYGIKVAAKTFFSTSPDSLKPEEAAMMVGLVNAPSRYSPKFNPKNALAKRNFVIDKMAKYKIVSKVAADSLKALPIALKYKVEKHYEGPATYFRGAVNDFVKKWCEEENKKVGYEKYNIYTSGLKIYTTIDSRMQALAEQAVEEKMRDLQKKFNRHWKGKNPWVDEKDQEIPNFIETIAQRTEYYHKLKRLYGNDQAKINELMNTPRKMTVFTWQGEKDTTLSPLDSLRFYKRYLHAGMMTMDPFTGQIKAWVGGINFKYFKYDHVRQAKRQAGSTFKPFVYLTAIDNGYSPCDRIRDERITIKYVENGKPMEWQPNNVTRSYTGINMTLRQAMARSVNSVTAQLTEQVGWDRVAQYAHRLGISTPLQSVPSIGLGSGGDVSVYDMVSAYATFVNNGFRSDPMFVTRIEDRNGNVIHQFSPRQKKVISEETAFLMVHMLKGGMEEPGGTSQALWEYDLWKNGNEIGGKTGTTSNYSDGWYMGITKDLVSGVWVGGEDRSIHFRTSATGEGSKTALPIFGLFMEKLYKEKELGYKMGRFPKPTVKIRKNYYCPTPRYSAPKTDSLSTDQLLERLNDSLPTGI, via the coding sequence ATGGCTGAAAAGCAACATAAATCTGGTTACCAAAAGGTTGTTAATTTTCTCTGGCGGGGTTTTCTGGTAAGTATCGCTTTGCTGGTAATTTACGTAGTTTTTGTTTCGGTAAATTTTCTTTATTTGTTTGGCTCCTCGCCCGGTTTAGAAAAATTAGAAAATCCCAGTAGCGAAATTGCCTCCGAGTTATATACCACCGACGGTTTATTAATTGGCAAGTACTTTACCGAAAACCGGAGCCCGGTTCCTTATTCTAAAATTTCGCCTTTACTTATAAAAACCCTGGTAGCTACCGAAGATGTTCGTTTTTACCAGCACTCCGGCATCGATGCCCATGCTTTGGGTTCGATTCTATACTTTACCTTACGCGGCGAAAAACGCGGTGGCAGTACCATAACCCAGCAGCTTGCCAAAAACCTGTATAAAACCCGTACCGATGATTCCCGCGGGGCTTTAGGTCATATTCCTGTCCTGAATACCGTTATTAGTAAAACCAAGGAGTGGACTTTGGCGGTGCAGCTCGAGCGTAATTATACCAAAGAAGAAATCTTGGCCATGTACCTGAACACCGTGGATTTTGGCTCCAATTCTTACGGGATAAAAGTAGCGGCTAAAACCTTTTTCAGTACCTCGCCGGATAGCTTAAAGCCCGAAGAAGCCGCCATGATGGTGGGTTTGGTAAATGCACCATCGCGCTACAGCCCTAAGTTTAATCCTAAAAATGCATTGGCTAAACGCAATTTTGTGATTGACAAAATGGCCAAATATAAAATTGTAAGTAAAGTCGCCGCCGATTCTTTAAAAGCTTTACCTATAGCCCTGAAATATAAAGTAGAAAAACACTACGAAGGGCCAGCTACTTACTTCCGGGGAGCGGTAAATGATTTCGTTAAAAAATGGTGCGAAGAAGAAAATAAGAAAGTTGGTTACGAAAAGTATAATATATACACCAGCGGTTTAAAAATTTACACCACCATTGATTCGCGCATGCAAGCCTTAGCCGAGCAAGCCGTGGAAGAAAAAATGCGCGATTTGCAAAAGAAATTTAATCGGCACTGGAAAGGTAAAAACCCTTGGGTAGATGAGAAAGATCAGGAAATCCCCAATTTTATCGAAACCATTGCGCAACGCACCGAATACTACCACAAGTTAAAACGCCTTTACGGCAACGACCAGGCGAAGATTAACGAGCTAATGAATACCCCCCGTAAAATGACGGTTTTTACCTGGCAAGGGGAAAAAGACACCACTTTGAGTCCGCTGGATTCTTTGCGTTTTTATAAGCGGTACTTGCACGCCGGCATGATGACCATGGACCCGTTTACCGGCCAAATTAAAGCTTGGGTAGGAGGGATTAATTTTAAATATTTTAAATACGACCACGTGCGTCAGGCCAAGCGACAGGCAGGTTCTACCTTTAAACCCTTTGTTTACTTAACCGCCATTGATAATGGCTACTCGCCCTGCGACCGCATCCGCGACGAGCGGATTACCATTAAATACGTGGAGAACGGTAAGCCCATGGAGTGGCAGCCCAATAACGTTACGCGCTCCTACACGGGCATCAACATGACTTTGCGCCAAGCCATGGCGCGTTCGGTGAATTCAGTTACGGCGCAACTAACCGAGCAAGTAGGCTGGGACCGGGTAGCGCAGTACGCCCACCGCTTAGGCATTTCTACGCCCTTGCAATCGGTGCCTTCTATTGGCCTTGGCTCGGGGGGCGATGTGTCGGTGTACGATATGGTGAGCGCCTATGCTACTTTCGTGAATAATGGTTTCCGGAGCGACCCCATGTTTGTTACCCGCATCGAAGACCGTAATGGCAACGTAATTCATCAGTTTAGCCCACGGCAGAAAAAAGTTATCAGCGAAGAAACGGCCTTTTTAATGGTGCACATGTTAAAAGGAGGGATGGAAGAACCCGGCGGTACGTCGCAGGCTTTATGGGAGTACGACCTCTGGAAAAACGGCAACGAAATTGGCGGAAAAACCGGTACTACCTCTAATTATTCGGATGGCTGGTACATGGGCATCACCAAAGATTTAGTTTCGGGCGTTTGGGTAGGCGGCGAAGACCGCAGCATCCATTTCCGCACCTCAGCTACCGGTGAAGGTTCTAAAACAGCTTTACCTATTTTTGGCTTGTTTATGGAAAAGCTCTACAAAGAAAAAGAACTAGGTTATAAAATGGGCCGCTTTCCAAAACCAACTGTTAAAATCCGGAAGAATTATTATTGCCCTACGCCGCGGTACTCCGCCCCAAAAACCGACTCTTTGTCGACGGATCAATTATTAGAAAGATTAAACGACAGCTTACCCACCGGAATTTAA
- a CDS encoding DUF7133 domain-containing protein → MRNKYRCFSAALFFLFFTCKGPESVTTNNSFTRTVIDKDPPALPLTPEESMKKVQLLPGYSLELVASEPMVQEPVAIAWDGNGRLFVAEMNTYMLDVYGTDKYKPVSRVKLLEDTNHDGKMDKATVFIDNLVLPRMILPLDDRLLVNETNTNHLWSYRDTDNDGIADEKKRVYENNLVDTRNLEHQKSGLIWNLDNYLYVSRDPIRFRYKNGLIEADSLVEDPGGQWGVAHDNYGRLFFSAGGAERPAVSFQQNPAYGRLDFKDQYNEAFLATYPIIGTLDAQGGRKRMRPEDNTLNHFTSSGGQTIFRGDRLPAGLQGDFFTPEPVGRLIRRAKVINQQGKLTLQNAYEQKEFLASSDMNFRPVNMATGPDGCLYVVDMYHGIIQESEWTKEGSYIRPQILARGLDKNKGRGRIYRIVHEAYKPDTTKPNLLNEPAEKLVSYLNHPNGWWRDNAQKLLIIRNEQTVVPALKALVTEKASWLGKLFAKDKNNHLGKIHALWTLEGLEAIDQKTLLAAFKDEHPQVRKTAVWISEKFVKQNNAEIIAQLSQLMNDPDAEVKIQLALTLRQLKNEQGRKMVQNLIAQNPNVPMLAESEKSRLKTEETLARRKEENRKLSPTNRALLTKGAVIFQQVCAACHGQDGKGIALGSNDMVAPPLSRSKRVNGEKANLIRILLHGLSGPVEGKTYPDVMPAMGHNDDEWIAAVLSYVRNDMYNKAPLIQPEEVKVIRSQTVSRQKYWTLDDLEASAK, encoded by the coding sequence ATGAGAAACAAATACCGGTGTTTTAGTGCAGCCTTATTCTTCCTGTTTTTTACTTGTAAAGGGCCGGAATCCGTTACCACCAATAATTCTTTTACCCGGACCGTAATAGATAAAGATCCGCCAGCCCTGCCTTTAACTCCGGAAGAAAGCATGAAAAAAGTGCAGCTACTGCCCGGTTATAGCCTGGAGTTAGTAGCCAGTGAGCCGATGGTGCAGGAACCGGTTGCCATTGCCTGGGACGGCAATGGCCGCTTGTTTGTAGCCGAAATGAATACCTACATGCTGGATGTTTACGGCACTGATAAATACAAACCCGTTAGCCGCGTTAAATTACTGGAAGATACCAACCACGACGGAAAAATGGATAAGGCTACCGTTTTCATCGACAACCTGGTATTGCCCCGCATGATTTTACCGCTCGATGACCGGTTACTAGTGAACGAAACCAATACCAACCATTTGTGGAGCTACCGCGATACAGACAACGATGGCATAGCCGATGAAAAAAAACGCGTATACGAAAACAACCTGGTAGATACCCGCAACCTCGAGCACCAGAAAAGCGGCTTAATCTGGAACCTTGATAATTACTTGTACGTTTCCCGGGACCCTATCCGGTTCCGGTACAAAAATGGCTTGATTGAGGCTGATTCGTTGGTGGAAGATCCGGGCGGGCAATGGGGCGTGGCGCACGATAATTATGGCCGCTTATTTTTCTCGGCGGGAGGGGCCGAAAGACCGGCCGTTTCTTTTCAGCAAAACCCGGCGTATGGCCGCCTCGATTTTAAAGACCAGTACAACGAAGCATTTTTAGCCACATATCCCATTATCGGAACCCTGGATGCGCAAGGGGGCCGTAAAAGAATGCGCCCGGAAGATAATACTTTAAATCATTTTACTTCCAGCGGTGGCCAAACCATCTTCCGCGGCGACCGCTTACCCGCTGGTTTACAGGGTGATTTCTTCACACCGGAGCCGGTAGGCCGGTTAATCCGGCGGGCAAAAGTAATTAATCAGCAAGGGAAATTAACACTGCAAAATGCCTACGAGCAAAAAGAATTTCTGGCTTCTTCCGATATGAACTTCCGGCCGGTAAATATGGCTACGGGCCCCGATGGTTGTTTGTACGTGGTTGATATGTATCACGGCATTATCCAGGAAAGCGAGTGGACCAAAGAAGGCAGTTACATTCGTCCGCAAATATTAGCCCGGGGTTTAGACAAAAACAAAGGCCGTGGCCGTATTTACCGCATTGTGCACGAGGCATATAAACCGGACACTACCAAACCTAACCTGTTAAACGAACCCGCCGAAAAGTTGGTCTCTTACCTGAACCACCCTAATGGCTGGTGGCGCGACAATGCCCAAAAGCTCCTTATTATCCGGAATGAGCAAACCGTAGTGCCAGCATTAAAAGCTTTGGTCACCGAAAAAGCCTCCTGGCTGGGTAAATTGTTTGCAAAAGATAAAAACAACCATTTAGGTAAAATTCACGCTTTGTGGACTTTAGAAGGTTTAGAAGCCATCGATCAGAAAACTTTACTGGCGGCTTTTAAAGACGAACATCCGCAGGTGAGAAAAACGGCAGTTTGGATCAGCGAAAAATTTGTAAAACAAAACAATGCTGAAATAATAGCGCAGCTAAGCCAACTCATGAACGATCCGGATGCCGAAGTAAAAATACAATTGGCCTTAACCTTACGGCAACTTAAAAACGAACAGGGCCGCAAAATGGTACAAAACCTGATCGCTCAAAATCCCAATGTACCCATGCTGGCCGAATCGGAGAAAAGCCGTTTGAAAACCGAAGAAACCTTAGCTCGCAGGAAAGAAGAAAACCGGAAACTAAGCCCCACCAACCGAGCTCTATTAACCAAAGGAGCCGTTATTTTCCAGCAGGTATGCGCCGCCTGCCACGGCCAGGACGGCAAAGGCATTGCCTTAGGGAGCAACGATATGGTAGCGCCGCCACTTTCCCGATCCAAAAGGGTTAACGGCGAAAAAGCCAACCTTATCCGGATTTTACTCCACGGTTTATCTGGTCCGGTAGAAGGGAAAACCTACCCCGATGTAATGCCCGCTATGGGCCATAACGACGATGAATGGATTGCGGCCGTTCTGAGTTACGTGCGCAACGACATGTACAACAAGGCGCCCCTCATTCAACCGGAAGAAGTAAAAGTTATTCGTTCGCAAACCGTGAGCCGCCAGAAGTACTGGACCTTAGATGACCTGGAAGCCTCCGCAAAATAG